A genomic stretch from Desulfuromonadales bacterium includes:
- a CDS encoding DUF485 domain-containing protein, whose amino-acid sequence MALKTLDWASIARHPKFVELHHRKTVFLFGWWIFSTVFYFLLPIGAAYAPGLFKVKIIGNINFGYLFALSQFFVSWGIAMYYAKIANQKFDRLTQELIDELQ is encoded by the coding sequence ATGGCACTGAAAACCTTGGATTGGGCTTCCATTGCCCGACACCCGAAGTTCGTCGAACTGCACCACCGAAAAACCGTTTTCCTCTTTGGCTGGTGGATTTTTTCCACGGTTTTCTACTTCCTCCTGCCAATCGGCGCCGCCTATGCGCCCGGCCTGTTCAAGGTGAAGATCATCGGCAACATCAACTTCGGCTACCTCTTCGCCCTCTCCCAGTTCTTCGTCTCCTGGGGGATCGCCATGTACTACGCCAAGATCGCCAACCAGAAGTTCGACCGGCTCACCCAAGAGCTGATCGACGAGCTGCAGTAG
- a CDS encoding cation acetate symporter has product MKRLLIVFTLVFALAGLAGAADAAKPGDAAQAVLAAVAASPSVAQAAPAVQAPAQAPAPAAPAAPAAKPEIKANKTITIGMFLVIIAITLAVVVNSARKTKTAADFYAAGGGITGTQNGWAIAGDYMSAASFLGISGLISLYGYDGFMYSVGWLVAYITVLLIVAEPCRNAGKYTLGDILSFRTNPKPVRAVCALSVVSVSTFYLTAQMVGAGKLMQLLIGVDYKMAIIGVGILMVGYVVFGGMTATTWVQIIKAGLLMSGATLLAVLVGIKAGMNPIGFFSDIATNANIQEWVQKGVLKHPVPEAGFDYGQRFLEPGLFLKNPLDQISLGMALVLGTAGMPHILMRFFTVPTAQAARKSVIIAMFIIGTFYILTTLLGFGAAIHVTPQKISMFDKGGNMATMLLAQQLGGDIAPIVGDLFLAFLCAVAFATILAVVSGLVLAASAAIAHDIYVNVIKDGHADQHEQVRAARITSLCVGAVGIVIGIAAEKQNVAHLVALAFAVASSGNLPVVVLSLFWRRFNTAGTICGLVVGTVVSIGLVMISPNMTYPQAAADAAKKTITVLEKKVTDGGALSEKEVTDLAKAKTDFAANDGGTSMLGLKAPLFTLKNPGIVSIPVGFLAAVLGALAFRSRRSEEMFDELYVRQNTGIGIAKAVDH; this is encoded by the coding sequence ATGAAAAGACTGCTGATCGTTTTCACCCTCGTTTTCGCCCTGGCGGGCCTCGCCGGCGCCGCCGACGCGGCCAAACCCGGCGACGCCGCCCAGGCGGTTTTGGCGGCTGTCGCCGCTTCCCCGTCCGTGGCTCAGGCTGCGCCCGCAGTCCAGGCGCCGGCCCAAGCGCCGGCCCCGGCCGCTCCTGCGGCGCCGGCGGCAAAACCCGAGATCAAGGCCAACAAGACCATTACCATCGGCATGTTCCTCGTCATCATCGCCATCACGCTCGCCGTCGTCGTCAATTCGGCCCGGAAAACGAAGACCGCGGCCGACTTCTATGCCGCCGGCGGCGGCATCACCGGCACCCAGAACGGCTGGGCGATCGCCGGTGACTACATGTCGGCCGCCTCCTTCCTGGGGATTTCCGGACTGATCTCTCTCTACGGCTATGATGGTTTCATGTACTCCGTCGGCTGGCTGGTCGCCTACATCACCGTGCTGCTGATCGTCGCCGAACCGTGCCGGAACGCCGGCAAGTACACTCTGGGCGATATCCTCTCCTTCCGCACCAATCCCAAGCCGGTGCGCGCCGTCTGCGCCCTCTCCGTCGTCTCCGTCTCCACCTTCTATCTGACCGCCCAGATGGTCGGCGCCGGCAAGCTGATGCAACTGCTGATCGGCGTCGACTACAAGATGGCGATCATCGGCGTCGGCATCCTGATGGTCGGCTACGTCGTCTTCGGCGGCATGACGGCTACCACCTGGGTGCAGATCATCAAGGCCGGCCTGCTCATGTCGGGCGCGACCCTGCTCGCGGTGCTGGTCGGCATCAAGGCCGGCATGAACCCTATCGGCTTCTTCTCCGATATCGCGACCAACGCCAACATCCAGGAATGGGTGCAGAAGGGTGTGTTGAAGCATCCGGTCCCCGAGGCCGGCTTCGACTACGGGCAGCGTTTCCTCGAGCCCGGCCTTTTCCTGAAGAACCCTCTTGACCAGATCTCCCTCGGCATGGCCCTCGTCCTCGGCACCGCCGGCATGCCGCACATCCTGATGCGCTTCTTCACCGTGCCGACCGCCCAGGCGGCCCGCAAGAGCGTCATCATTGCCATGTTCATCATCGGCACCTTCTACATCCTGACCACCCTGCTCGGCTTCGGCGCCGCCATCCACGTCACCCCGCAGAAGATCTCGATGTTCGACAAGGGCGGGAACATGGCGACCATGCTGCTCGCCCAGCAGCTCGGCGGCGACATCGCCCCGATCGTCGGGGACCTCTTCCTCGCCTTCCTCTGCGCCGTCGCCTTCGCCACCATCCTGGCGGTCGTCTCCGGCCTGGTGCTGGCCGCCTCGGCCGCCATCGCCCACGACATCTACGTCAACGTCATCAAGGACGGCCATGCCGACCAGCACGAGCAGGTCAGGGCCGCCCGCATCACCTCCCTCTGCGTCGGCGCCGTCGGCATCGTCATCGGCATCGCCGCCGAGAAGCAGAACGTCGCCCACCTGGTGGCGCTGGCCTTCGCCGTCGCCTCCTCCGGGAACCTGCCGGTCGTCGTCCTCTCACTCTTCTGGCGCCGGTTCAACACCGCCGGAACCATCTGCGGACTGGTCGTCGGCACCGTCGTCTCCATCGGCCTGGTCATGATCTCCCCGAACATGACCTACCCGCAGGCCGCGGCGGACGCCGCCAAGAAAACCATTACGGTTCTGGAGAAAAAGGTCACCGACGGCGGTGCCCTGAGCGAGAAGGAAGTGACGGATCTTGCCAAGGCGAAGACCGATTTCGCCGCGAACGATGGCGGGACCTCCATGCTGGGGCTGAAGGCGCCCCTGTTCACCCTGAAGAACCCCGGCATCGTTTCCATCCCGGTCGGCTTCCTGGCCGCCGTCCTCGGTGCCCTCGCTTTCCGCAGCCGGCGCTCGGAGGAGATGTTCGACGAGCTGTACGTACGCCAGAACACAGGCATCGGCATTGCGAAAGCCGTCGACCATTAA
- a CDS encoding TRAP transporter small permease yields the protein MLRGIFRLIDRSLAFLEDWSLFLTVSVALLVALANIVLRKTTSSINLYWSDEVVRKAIYFCTYIGCVAAVRSRSLIRIDVLTQLVPLTRRSLTLVNHLSVLLFSALMVRLGWRMTISVYQDEYARTASLQIPEWYFYAILPLMGVMMYLRTIIVAVEDWTGIKEGES from the coding sequence ATGCTTCGCGGGATATTTCGGTTAATCGACCGCTCCTTGGCTTTCCTGGAAGACTGGTCGCTTTTTTTGACGGTGAGCGTCGCTCTGCTGGTGGCGCTGGCCAACATCGTGCTGCGGAAGACCACCAGCAGCATTAATTTGTACTGGTCGGACGAAGTCGTCCGCAAAGCGATCTACTTCTGCACTTACATCGGCTGCGTGGCGGCGGTGCGCAGCCGCAGCCTGATCCGCATCGACGTGCTGACCCAGTTGGTACCGCTGACCAGGCGCTCACTGACCCTGGTCAACCACCTGTCGGTGCTGCTTTTCTCCGCCCTGATGGTGCGGCTCGGCTGGCGGATGACCATATCAGTCTACCAGGACGAGTACGCTCGCACTGCCTCGCTGCAGATCCCGGAGTGGTACTTCTACGCGATCCTGCCGCTGATGGGGGTGATGATGTATTTGCGCACCATCATCGTCGCGGTCGAGGACTGGACCGGGATCAAGGAGGGAGAGTCATGA
- a CDS encoding TRAP transporter large permease: MSVSPLIILGLLLGSMAATVPVFMALFFAGLAGLMWGAGIDPQIVIEVLYRSMDKFALVVVLFFVLCGNIMTTGSIVKKLINTANILVGWLPGGLAIAGVLACGFFGAISGSTVATMVAIGGVMIPALVEKGYDQKFSVGAMTSAPILGIIIPPSISMILYAMVTNDSIEALFLTGYIPGVLIIVCMSLYCWYVCRRQGMQTPPRPTLTETINVLRESIWALMLPVLISVGIYSGVFTANEAAVVACFYAFFVEIFIHKDMKFTQVKQVIVSSAVTSATLLAIVAGASVFGEYLTFAQVPDKVANAVVESISSPWMFLLAVNGLLLVVGMFMDIISATLILTPIFLPLLHKYGISTLHFGLLMTVNLGVGYCTPPLGVSLYIAQALVDRDILYVTRAVMPFLLIQLALLALYTYWPDLVLFLPNLLYANN; the protein is encoded by the coding sequence ATGAGCGTGAGTCCGCTGATTATCCTCGGTCTTCTCCTCGGCTCGATGGCGGCAACCGTACCAGTGTTCATGGCCCTGTTTTTCGCCGGGCTGGCCGGGCTGATGTGGGGGGCGGGAATCGATCCGCAGATCGTCATCGAGGTCCTCTACCGCAGCATGGACAAGTTCGCCCTGGTGGTGGTGCTGTTCTTCGTGCTGTGCGGCAACATCATGACCACCGGCAGCATCGTCAAAAAACTGATCAACACCGCCAATATCCTGGTCGGCTGGCTGCCCGGCGGCCTGGCGATTGCCGGGGTGCTGGCATGCGGCTTCTTCGGAGCGATCTCCGGATCAACCGTGGCGACCATGGTAGCTATCGGCGGTGTCATGATCCCGGCGCTGGTGGAGAAGGGCTACGACCAGAAATTCAGTGTCGGCGCGATGACAAGCGCACCGATCCTGGGGATCATCATCCCGCCGTCGATCTCGATGATTCTCTACGCCATGGTTACCAATGATTCCATCGAGGCGCTGTTTCTCACCGGCTACATCCCCGGGGTCCTGATCATCGTCTGCATGTCACTTTACTGCTGGTACGTTTGCCGCCGCCAAGGCATGCAGACGCCTCCTCGGCCGACGCTGACCGAAACCATTAACGTGCTTCGCGAGAGCATTTGGGCGCTGATGTTGCCGGTGCTGATCAGCGTCGGAATCTACTCGGGGGTCTTTACGGCCAACGAGGCGGCGGTGGTGGCCTGCTTCTACGCCTTTTTCGTCGAGATTTTCATCCACAAGGACATGAAATTCACCCAGGTCAAACAGGTAATCGTCTCCTCGGCGGTGACCTCGGCGACACTGCTGGCGATCGTCGCCGGCGCCTCGGTGTTCGGTGAATACCTGACCTTCGCGCAAGTACCGGATAAAGTGGCCAACGCCGTGGTGGAGAGCATAAGCAGCCCATGGATGTTCCTGCTGGCGGTCAACGGTCTGCTGCTGGTCGTGGGCATGTTTATGGACATCATCTCGGCCACCCTGATCCTGACCCCGATCTTCCTGCCGCTGTTGCACAAGTACGGGATCAGCACGCTGCACTTCGGCCTGCTGATGACGGTTAATCTAGGTGTCGGCTACTGTACTCCGCCGCTTGGCGTGAGTCTTTACATCGCCCAGGCCCTGGTCGATCGTGACATCCTTTACGTCACCCGCGCCGTCATGCCGTTCCTGCTGATCCAACTTGCGCTGCTGGCGCTTTACACCTACTGGCCGGACCTGGTGCTGTTTCTGCCGAACCTGCTCTACGCCAACAATTGA